The Acidianus infernus genome window below encodes:
- a CDS encoding CBS domain-containing protein gives MLKAIMSSNLKTLDVNATLKDAAELMVSSGIRRVPVTVAGSIIGVVSARTVIKEAISNQNWATEKLSDVAKPAITVDPDTPFRTAAKLMLKYGVGSLIVKGQGIVTERDLAKVIPRVTIPAISVGTTNVFTLPSDSTVMDAAKSMISLGISHIPITSGSDVTGMVSLRDVLKAIHEGNITGKLSDIASKSLVYEDIDASVEDIADLIVSKYVGAVPLFEGEPKAANLRGIVTEWDLVRLYATMVRAHVLIKAEPSKIKGLVAALMATPRVYDVAIVYGPYDLLVTIDIEDPDLIGTTVINSIASLAGVKETTTLIEAEQI, from the coding sequence ATGTTAAAGGCAATAATGTCCTCAAACCTTAAAACGTTAGATGTAAATGCAACGTTAAAGGATGCGGCAGAATTAATGGTCTCTTCTGGAATAAGGAGAGTTCCAGTAACTGTAGCAGGGAGCATTATAGGAGTAGTTTCTGCCAGGACTGTAATAAAGGAGGCAATTAGTAACCAAAACTGGGCTACAGAAAAGCTATCTGACGTAGCGAAGCCAGCAATAACTGTAGATCCCGATACTCCTTTCAGGACCGCGGCAAAATTAATGTTAAAATACGGCGTAGGTTCTTTAATTGTTAAGGGACAAGGTATAGTAACCGAAAGAGACTTAGCAAAAGTTATTCCAAGAGTTACAATACCCGCAATTTCCGTAGGCACTACAAACGTGTTTACGTTACCTTCAGATTCCACCGTAATGGATGCAGCAAAGAGCATGATATCCTTGGGAATTTCTCACATACCTATAACTTCCGGATCTGACGTAACAGGCATGGTATCCCTTAGAGACGTACTTAAGGCAATTCATGAAGGAAACATTACTGGAAAGCTTTCCGACATTGCTTCTAAGAGCTTAGTTTACGAAGATATTGACGCTTCGGTAGAAGACATAGCCGACTTAATTGTATCAAAATACGTTGGAGCAGTACCGCTCTTCGAAGGAGAACCTAAAGCTGCAAACTTACGCGGAATAGTAACTGAATGGGACTTAGTAAGGCTTTACGCAACAATGGTTAGAGCTCACGTGCTAATTAAAGCTGAGCCATCAAAGATAAAGGGGTTAGTTGCAGCATTAATGGCTACTCCTAGGGTTTACGATGTCGCAATAGTTTACGGTCCTTACGATTTGTTAGTTACAATAGACATTGAAGACCCAGACTTAATAGGAACTACGGTAATTAATTCAATAGCGTCATTGGCTGGAGTGAAGGAAACTACAACGCTAATAGAAGCTGAGCAAATCTAA
- a CDS encoding PQQ-like beta-propeller repeat protein — protein sequence MNLKFLVGFLVLGIIILSAITFLNFTSIVAQDKGDQQPKGPIVYTYDEYNGTYFPHILTVVYYPCNATCSNLGFPSVWPVSNENQCHNAVVNTTCQALLEGVDWQLPLLNYVGGVAIPLSTPPCKLPWAQQLGVKGALVYYTQMVGEPLGVTLACGLLYATEDSMPGSITAINPVTGKIVWMANGLAGPAMNNPVVWHGIVYVSVGGVCFTFSQFVHFEEHQYCKIHRGRCGAVYAFNATDGQLLWMRFTYGEAMPAPAIYDGILAYVTGGGCFVGVNATTGQTLWVDHFPGFMANMASVNYYVLPNGTPLFIAGFTYAAPPYGYIIAVNGLNGHEAWNATMPAPYIGANTGLGDVAPAVDQQLGIVVDNDIANFSNGYVDMVTFALNATNGKPLWAVNTGRGPIPPAYKGGMPLIVGNVVYDGNPSLGTVNAICIKTGKILWSTKLPCLQTPPKFPGGPRGSPTYYHGLLWVSAGQYVYVINPKNGDILSFYWIGGRLGIMNPVIAGNTMFLSNSYGWIIAIPLSQIYPAYIYY from the coding sequence ATGAACCTAAAATTTTTGGTGGGATTCCTAGTACTAGGTATAATAATTCTATCTGCAATAACTTTCCTCAATTTTACCAGCATAGTAGCACAAGATAAAGGAGACCAACAACCTAAGGGACCTATAGTTTACACTTACGACGAGTACAACGGGACTTATTTCCCTCACATATTGACCGTCGTTTATTACCCTTGTAATGCAACTTGCAGTAACTTAGGTTTTCCATCAGTCTGGCCAGTGAGCAATGAAAACCAATGCCATAATGCAGTAGTAAATACTACTTGCCAAGCCTTATTAGAGGGAGTTGACTGGCAATTACCGTTGCTCAATTACGTAGGTGGAGTCGCAATTCCGTTATCGACACCTCCATGCAAATTACCTTGGGCACAACAACTTGGAGTAAAAGGAGCATTAGTCTACTATACTCAAATGGTTGGTGAACCTCTGGGAGTTACTTTAGCTTGTGGATTACTCTACGCAACAGAGGATAGCATGCCTGGGAGCATAACTGCAATTAACCCGGTAACAGGGAAAATTGTTTGGATGGCTAACGGCCTAGCAGGACCTGCAATGAATAACCCGGTAGTATGGCACGGTATAGTTTACGTCTCAGTTGGCGGAGTCTGCTTTACCTTCTCACAGTTTGTGCACTTCGAAGAGCATCAGTACTGTAAGATACACAGAGGTAGATGCGGAGCAGTTTACGCTTTTAACGCGACTGATGGCCAGTTATTATGGATGAGATTCACTTATGGCGAGGCAATGCCTGCCCCAGCAATTTATGACGGAATTTTAGCTTACGTAACCGGTGGAGGCTGTTTTGTAGGAGTTAACGCAACTACTGGACAAACTCTATGGGTAGACCACTTCCCAGGGTTTATGGCAAACATGGCAAGCGTTAATTATTACGTATTACCTAACGGTACTCCACTATTCATAGCAGGCTTTACTTATGCTGCACCACCTTACGGTTACATAATTGCAGTTAACGGATTAAACGGCCATGAAGCCTGGAACGCGACAATGCCTGCACCTTACATAGGAGCTAACACGGGATTAGGAGATGTAGCGCCTGCAGTTGACCAACAATTAGGAATAGTTGTTGATAACGATATTGCAAACTTCTCTAACGGTTACGTTGATATGGTAACTTTTGCATTAAATGCTACAAACGGCAAACCTTTATGGGCTGTTAACACTGGCAGAGGACCAATACCACCTGCATATAAAGGTGGAATGCCGTTAATAGTAGGCAATGTAGTTTACGACGGTAACCCATCCTTAGGAACAGTTAACGCAATATGTATAAAGACCGGTAAGATATTATGGTCTACAAAATTACCGTGCTTACAAACTCCTCCAAAGTTCCCCGGAGGACCTAGAGGCTCGCCAACATATTATCACGGCTTACTATGGGTATCTGCTGGACAATACGTTTACGTAATTAATCCGAAGAACGGAGATATACTATCATTCTATTGGATAGGCGGTAGGTTAGGAATAATGAACCCAGTAATAGCTGGAAATACAATGTTCTTGTCAAACTCTTATGGTTGGATAATAGCAATACCGCTTTCCCAAATATATCCGGCATATATTTATTATTAA
- a CDS encoding carbonic anhydrase: MDYRLSQEVMNRVKSENDIIIRNAGANIYELKGRLKGINVGEVIFLPHTDCAAMKLVNSAIKDGKEVDKEIEDMLVSQFRGKEFSSLQELEKLNAEIGEKMLKEIFPNAKITTELIDVNKIIKIPQKKTRYYLLKPQTRYNEEIIGSYIIQAFSKEDVTADIKIAESLGLKLEKSELDY; encoded by the coding sequence ATGGATTATAGGCTAAGTCAAGAAGTGATGAATAGAGTAAAAAGCGAAAACGATATTATAATAAGGAACGCAGGAGCAAACATTTACGAGTTAAAAGGGAGACTCAAGGGAATAAATGTAGGCGAAGTAATCTTTTTACCTCATACAGACTGCGCAGCAATGAAGTTAGTTAACTCCGCAATAAAGGATGGAAAGGAAGTAGATAAAGAAATTGAAGATATGCTCGTATCACAGTTCAGAGGTAAGGAGTTCTCCTCGCTTCAAGAGCTGGAAAAATTAAATGCAGAAATTGGAGAGAAAATGCTGAAGGAAATCTTTCCAAACGCTAAAATAACCACTGAGTTAATAGATGTGAATAAAATAATAAAGATTCCTCAGAAAAAGACTAGGTACTATTTACTAAAGCCCCAGACCAGATATAATGAAGAAATTATAGGCTCTTACATTATCCAAGCATTTAGTAAAGAAGACGTTACTGCAGACATAAAGATTGCAGAAAGTTTAGGATTAAAGCTAGAGAAGAGTGAGCTAGACTACTGA
- a CDS encoding DUF1634 domain-containing protein yields the protein MDMNDVIGYALRIGVLISVSLIIIGFILLSITPQFSELMSPNSRFNTSVVKPEEVFRGIRKGNGVDFILLGLMALIATPVVRVVLGVIQFAMQRNIIYVIITLIVLFNLLLAIFILPLII from the coding sequence ATGGACATGAACGACGTGATTGGATATGCTCTCAGGATAGGTGTATTGATTAGCGTTTCGCTGATAATAATAGGCTTTATTTTACTATCTATAACTCCGCAATTTTCTGAACTCATGTCTCCAAATTCAAGGTTTAATACGTCAGTAGTTAAGCCTGAAGAAGTATTTAGAGGAATTAGGAAAGGTAACGGGGTTGATTTCATACTTTTAGGCTTAATGGCGCTAATAGCAACACCAGTGGTAAGGGTAGTTCTAGGAGTGATACAATTTGCTATGCAGAGGAATATAATATATGTAATTATAACGTTAATAGTATTATTTAACTTATTGCTAGCAATATTTATTCTTCCACTTATAATATAA
- a CDS encoding sulfite exporter TauE/SafE family protein has product MMEVEFLILLLISSIIAGFLGSLTGLGGATVLVPIYTLFLGIPMAYATGASLISTIATSSGAASAYIKDRITNVRIGMSLEIATTGGAIIGSLLAHWIYEHHLVFILFIVFGVVILSSVYPQIEKSSLELPKPMKPDWTTKIFQLYGEYYDATLRQEVKYYGIRWWLGEIVMFFAGLISGLLGIGSGALKVIGMDWAMNLPLKVSTTTSNFMIGVTAATSSSLYWLFGYIEPALAGITAVGVIIGSYLGTKVLVKTRNTRLRLIFIIILIFLGIEMIIRGVSLWT; this is encoded by the coding sequence ATGATGGAAGTAGAATTTTTAATTTTATTACTTATCTCTAGCATTATTGCAGGGTTTTTAGGGTCTTTGACCGGATTGGGCGGGGCTACAGTTCTAGTGCCGATTTATACTCTTTTCCTAGGAATACCTATGGCTTATGCCACTGGTGCCAGTTTAATATCCACTATTGCAACATCTAGCGGCGCTGCTAGTGCTTACATAAAGGATAGAATTACAAACGTGAGGATAGGAATGTCTTTAGAAATAGCAACTACTGGGGGTGCAATAATAGGTTCATTGCTTGCTCATTGGATTTATGAACACCACTTAGTCTTTATTCTCTTCATCGTCTTTGGCGTAGTAATTTTATCCTCTGTTTACCCTCAAATAGAGAAAAGCTCTCTTGAATTACCAAAGCCAATGAAACCAGACTGGACTACTAAAATCTTTCAACTTTACGGTGAATATTACGACGCTACACTGAGGCAGGAGGTAAAATATTACGGAATTAGGTGGTGGCTAGGGGAAATAGTGATGTTCTTTGCAGGACTAATTTCCGGTCTGCTGGGGATAGGCAGTGGAGCGTTGAAGGTAATAGGAATGGATTGGGCTATGAACCTACCGTTGAAGGTGAGCACTACTACGAGTAATTTCATGATAGGAGTAACTGCTGCTACCAGTAGTTCATTATATTGGTTATTTGGATATATTGAGCCTGCTCTAGCGGGTATTACTGCAGTTGGCGTTATTATTGGTTCATATCTTGGCACAAAGGTTTTGGTAAAGACCAGGAATACTAGGCTTAGGCTAATTTTTATCATAATATTGATATTTTTAGGGATAGAGATGATTATTAGGGGTGTATCATTATGGACATGA
- the tatC gene encoding twin-arginine translocase subunit TatC yields MTERTELKKNEERPLLSHLTELAIRLRRAFITLFIAFILFFAFGYTTISVSGHVVPIIYPNLFHSFSDELMLFFIHHELPPQLKLLNLNPFDPLYASAYVSFYMSIFISLPIFLKEFWGFVSPGLYEHEKRLIKYTIVPAILLFVSGSLFAYFIIVPLMMKFVVLYTTALGVEPTLSLRAFVSTVVSLMMVTGIAFEYPLVMASLTYVKVVKADSWRKNWRWGVLGAFIIAWIISPGTTGGVIETTIGVILSVLYFVGVASAKIIEKRSLRNTKI; encoded by the coding sequence GTGACAGAAAGAACTGAACTAAAAAAGAACGAAGAAAGGCCTCTGCTCTCTCATTTAACGGAATTAGCTATTAGGTTAAGGAGAGCTTTCATTACTCTCTTTATAGCATTTATATTATTCTTCGCTTTTGGATACACTACGATCTCAGTTTCCGGCCATGTTGTTCCAATAATTTATCCAAATTTGTTTCATAGTTTTTCAGACGAGCTGATGCTATTTTTTATTCATCATGAACTTCCACCTCAGCTTAAGTTGCTAAACTTAAACCCTTTCGATCCACTTTATGCTTCAGCTTATGTTTCTTTTTATATGTCGATCTTCATATCCTTACCGATTTTCCTTAAAGAATTCTGGGGTTTTGTTTCTCCAGGGTTGTATGAACATGAAAAGAGGTTGATAAAATATACTATTGTTCCAGCAATTTTGCTTTTTGTTTCTGGTTCTCTTTTTGCTTATTTTATAATAGTTCCTTTAATGATGAAGTTCGTGGTTTTATATACTACAGCCTTGGGTGTTGAGCCAACGCTTAGTTTAAGGGCTTTTGTATCAACAGTAGTCTCACTAATGATGGTTACCGGAATTGCTTTCGAATACCCTTTGGTAATGGCCTCTTTAACTTATGTTAAGGTTGTGAAGGCTGATAGTTGGAGAAAGAATTGGAGATGGGGCGTTTTGGGAGCTTTTATCATAGCTTGGATAATATCTCCAGGAACAACGGGAGGAGTAATTGAAACAACTATAGGAGTTATACTCTCAGTATTATATTTCGTAGGTGTAGCCTCAGCAAAAATAATAGAAAAAAGATCATTAAGAAATACGAAAATTTAG
- a CDS encoding twin-arginine translocase TatA/TatE family subunit yields MIGNISDMAIIILVAILLLAGQKDVAGTVRNLGKTLEEIRRRQNEFKNEIMRELSETGEVTNSIKKDLSDEPIIRPYHQPTQDYKIKQLEEEIKRLQSELERLKSSDRKN; encoded by the coding sequence ATGATAGGTAACATATCGGATATGGCAATTATAATACTTGTAGCTATACTCTTGTTGGCAGGGCAGAAGGACGTTGCTGGTACGGTGAGAAATTTAGGTAAAACTCTAGAAGAAATAAGAAGACGTCAAAACGAGTTTAAAAATGAAATAATGCGGGAATTGAGCGAAACTGGCGAAGTTACCAATTCTATCAAGAAAGATTTGTCAGACGAGCCGATTATTAGACCTTATCATCAACCTACTCAGGATTATAAGATTAAACAACTTGAGGAGGAAATAAAGAGACTGCAAAGCGAGTTGGAGAGGCTGAAGAGTAGTGACAGAAAGAACTGA
- a CDS encoding twin-arginine translocase TatA/TatE family subunit, which produces MFALQPSDIAIIIIVALILFFGTSKIPELFRSMGKAVGEFKKGRLEAELEMQQMQQQTQPQVQSNTDKAAELEKQIQELQKQLEQLKNQKQQQ; this is translated from the coding sequence ATGTTTGCGTTACAACCTAGTGATATTGCAATAATAATAATTGTTGCTCTTATACTATTCTTTGGTACTAGTAAAATTCCTGAGCTGTTTAGGTCTATGGGTAAGGCTGTTGGTGAGTTTAAGAAAGGTAGGCTTGAGGCTGAATTAGAAATGCAACAGATGCAACAGCAAACTCAACCTCAAGTTCAGAGTAACACTGATAAGGCTGCAGAATTAGAGAAGCAGATTCAAGAATTGCAAAAACAATTAGAGCAGTTGAAGAATCAAAAACAACAGCAATAA
- the cbsA gene encoding cytochrome b558/566 subunit A produces the protein MRKKIPLLIALVAMLFSIMLAFENVPLAQSSPTIVAYKVVGSANLANPGSCSFWSDIPWVNLSLTANIPNAPTSGLTHYILVKAAWNGSDIFILVKWPAPHPAFGAWSAAAAALYPPATGPGLFRIIELMPGTTYKLLTNCTGYVSIVNGKSENGRLAFSYKGVTVLAPNDTQIQVLSNGTILFYHSPRPMEYVFYCNGLFYGYYTNSTWYYPDRVAMMWYMGTGTPTMDGMNIGGKYPGQVYDGYNLSVAGGSFKMPGGAANIWMWVSGATWNNATYDPAFKVHLWANESLTGLPYTDPDCGGFAVPLYTNNTNMYEVDCAGIWYSPVQSSGLNGSLFMIRTGAKWCNGYWTVEFVRSLTVPSNIAKYEPQITLNTTYYVAFAVWQGREGETLFDKSIVTPFVTLALSTASHPTPPPPLVINPTLMTVTVVGVVVAVVALAIIWIVYRK, from the coding sequence ATGAGGAAAAAGATCCCCTTGTTAATAGCTCTCGTTGCAATGTTATTTTCAATAATGTTAGCTTTTGAAAACGTACCTCTGGCTCAAAGCTCTCCAACAATAGTTGCATACAAAGTGGTGGGCTCTGCTAATCTTGCAAATCCGGGAAGCTGCAGCTTTTGGAGCGATATACCTTGGGTTAATTTATCATTAACTGCAAATATTCCAAACGCTCCGACCTCAGGTTTAACGCACTATATACTTGTTAAAGCAGCTTGGAACGGAAGCGATATTTTCATCCTAGTCAAATGGCCAGCTCCACACCCTGCGTTCGGAGCTTGGTCTGCGGCAGCTGCTGCATTATATCCGCCTGCTACTGGACCAGGTTTATTTAGAATAATTGAACTGATGCCCGGAACTACTTATAAGTTATTAACAAACTGTACCGGCTATGTTTCAATAGTTAATGGTAAAAGTGAGAACGGAAGGTTAGCTTTCTCTTACAAAGGAGTAACAGTTTTAGCTCCAAACGACACTCAAATTCAAGTATTATCTAATGGAACAATATTATTCTATCATTCGCCTAGACCAATGGAATACGTCTTCTATTGCAATGGCTTATTCTACGGTTATTATACTAACTCCACTTGGTACTACCCGGACAGAGTAGCAATGATGTGGTATATGGGAACTGGAACTCCTACTATGGATGGCATGAATATAGGAGGTAAATATCCAGGCCAAGTTTATGACGGATATAATTTATCAGTTGCTGGTGGATCCTTCAAGATGCCTGGCGGTGCGGCAAATATATGGATGTGGGTATCTGGAGCAACTTGGAACAATGCAACTTACGATCCGGCATTCAAAGTCCACTTATGGGCTAACGAATCATTGACTGGATTACCTTATACAGACCCAGATTGCGGGGGATTTGCTGTCCCACTTTATACTAATAATACTAATATGTATGAAGTGGATTGTGCAGGAATTTGGTATTCACCAGTACAAAGCAGCGGACTTAACGGCTCTTTATTCATGATAAGGACTGGTGCAAAGTGGTGCAATGGGTACTGGACAGTAGAATTCGTTAGATCATTAACTGTGCCATCTAATATAGCAAAGTACGAACCTCAGATAACTCTTAATACCACTTACTATGTAGCTTTTGCAGTATGGCAGGGAAGAGAAGGGGAGACTTTATTTGATAAATCAATAGTAACCCCATTTGTAACCTTAGCGCTATCCACGGCATCTCATCCAACACCGCCTCCACCACTCGTAATAAACCCGACATTGATGACAGTCACAGTAGTTGGAGTAGTGGTAGCAGTAGTTGCTTTAGCAATAATATGGATTGTGTATAGAAAGTGA
- the cbsB gene encoding cytochrome b558/566 subunit B: MSYIKIFSIFLAISSSLAFLFEFIFPISYLPITFPYEGLLSYLGTAGLYMEVVFLGLVAIVLSNKVRSLLPLGIALLVSPSLNLIHNYSLSPYWSFVEIMLALIGIASLIEVTIKSNRRQLLFLPTLIMVMITTYAGIDTVFLHGDLAICYLFVLIASLLGVVIYAMVYNKIISKRAMMSYIAAIPGLFVFLPLYFLVVNNRFLEIIMNMVIPSAFGIVLYNPYNLPILLLTLSISVYTILLLAIKGNGYAGLGYFIILTTAFQAITGFHLLLYLLAPFIGFSILSYREIDNERTIMDDLKKLVQRLSLNT; encoded by the coding sequence TTGAGCTACATTAAAATATTTTCAATTTTTTTGGCAATATCCTCTTCTTTAGCCTTTCTTTTTGAGTTTATTTTCCCCATTTCTTACCTCCCTATCACTTTCCCTTATGAAGGACTATTGAGTTATCTAGGTACTGCAGGGCTTTACATGGAAGTAGTATTCTTAGGTCTCGTAGCAATAGTTCTCTCTAATAAGGTAAGGTCTTTATTACCTTTAGGAATAGCGCTCTTAGTATCTCCTTCTTTAAACTTAATTCATAATTATTCTCTCTCCCCTTATTGGTCTTTCGTGGAAATAATGCTAGCATTAATTGGAATTGCTTCTCTTATAGAAGTTACAATAAAATCCAATAGGAGGCAACTCCTATTTCTGCCAACACTTATAATGGTAATGATTACAACTTATGCAGGGATTGATACAGTCTTTTTGCACGGAGATCTAGCAATATGCTACTTATTTGTTCTAATCGCTTCCTTATTAGGCGTAGTTATCTACGCCATGGTCTACAATAAGATAATATCAAAAAGGGCAATGATGTCTTATATAGCGGCAATTCCAGGTTTATTCGTGTTCCTTCCATTATACTTTCTAGTAGTTAATAATAGATTCTTGGAAATAATAATGAACATGGTTATTCCTTCGGCTTTTGGGATAGTGCTTTATAATCCTTACAATTTACCAATACTTCTCCTCACGTTAAGCATATCAGTCTATACAATCCTCCTACTAGCAATTAAAGGCAATGGATATGCAGGGTTAGGATACTTTATAATATTAACAACCGCATTTCAAGCAATAACTGGATTTCACTTATTACTTTATTTGCTAGCACCTTTCATAGGATTTTCTATCCTAAGTTATAGAGAAATTGATAACGAAAGAACTATTATGGACGATTTAAAGAAATTAGTCCAACGTTTAAGCCTTAATACTTAA
- the soxL2 gene encoding Rieske iron-sulfur protein SoxL2, which translates to MIKFKLNKDEKPILSPSDFYFINKLLAKMRNPKTKFDSREFVKKGEDYLFNYVDKNLGGIDEGRRRFLKGLVIGIGAAAVIGLIPGLRVLQPPEVAAISGFPKSLLVDSSGSPILASKIPVNSPIITIYEYPLTGEPNFLLNLGDSSGKPVKLPPATVVVPQTGDKYTWPGGVGPYGSIVSYSAICQHLGCQPPYIHFYPPNHVNSAQESAPEPDTLTPQAVAAAQSNHIPAIFHCDCHGSTYDPYHGAAVLTGPTVRPLPATILEWDSSTDYLYAVGSIGVGVYPTGSNGVPSKDPKSDLDSSFGSSVGTKTVVKETENPFSSS; encoded by the coding sequence ATGATAAAGTTTAAACTAAACAAAGACGAGAAACCCATACTTTCTCCCAGCGACTTTTACTTCATAAACAAACTCTTAGCTAAAATGAGAAATCCAAAAACAAAGTTCGACTCCAGAGAATTCGTCAAGAAGGGAGAAGACTATTTATTTAACTACGTAGATAAGAACTTAGGGGGAATCGATGAAGGAAGAAGGAGATTCCTTAAAGGCTTGGTAATAGGAATAGGAGCAGCTGCAGTTATAGGTTTGATTCCCGGACTTAGAGTTTTGCAACCGCCAGAAGTTGCAGCAATAAGCGGTTTTCCAAAGTCACTCTTAGTTGATTCCTCAGGGTCTCCAATTTTAGCTTCTAAAATACCAGTTAATAGCCCAATAATTACAATTTATGAATATCCACTAACCGGAGAGCCCAACTTCTTACTCAACCTAGGAGATTCTTCAGGAAAACCTGTTAAATTGCCTCCAGCCACTGTAGTCGTACCTCAAACCGGTGATAAATATACTTGGCCAGGAGGAGTAGGACCTTATGGCTCGATAGTATCTTATAGCGCAATATGTCAACACCTAGGTTGCCAACCGCCGTATATACACTTCTATCCTCCTAATCACGTTAATTCTGCACAAGAATCTGCACCAGAGCCAGATACATTAACTCCACAAGCAGTGGCAGCTGCACAAAGCAATCACATACCAGCAATATTCCATTGCGATTGTCACGGTTCTACTTATGATCCTTATCACGGTGCTGCGGTGCTAACTGGGCCGACCGTGAGACCTCTTCCCGCAACAATCTTAGAATGGGACAGTTCTACTGATTACTTGTATGCAGTAGGCAGTATTGGAGTAGGAGTATATCCTACGGGATCTAACGGAGTACCTTCCAAAGATCCTAAGAGCGACTTAGACTCGAGCTTTGGATCTTCCGTAGGAACTAAGACTGTAGTGAAAGAAACCGAGAACCCATTTAGTAGCAGTTAG